The following coding sequences lie in one Methanothermobacter sp. MT-2 genomic window:
- a CDS encoding histidinol dehydrogenase encodes MKMVPGPKNFTRFKLNCDKINLCDTMEIIEFEVHQIKELVKRSSPNIEEVTQPVKTIIDEVRKNGDEALRKFTKKFDDTDIKEFKVTREEIEESYEKIDNKLKNALNMAAANIRKFHRLQIPNQWLREINKGIIAGQIIRPIESVGCYIPGGRAVYPSTALMTMIPAKIAGVKRIICCTPPRKDGSVNEATIVAADMAGANEIYKVGGVQAIAAMAYGTKTIKPVDKIVGPGNIFVTAAKKLVYGDVDIDFIAGPSEVLIIADRNANPEYIALEMIAQAEHDPEAASVLVTPSRGLGEKVCKILEEKIRYAKRGKIIKESLKNHGKIIIVKDLMEAVHFSNEYAPEHLIIMTNEPENLLNEIENAGSIFLGELTPVSAGDYGSGTNHVLPTSGCARMYSGLSTESFLKKPTVQILSEDGLKTLKNIVIPLAEYEGLYAHAESFKKRLAR; translated from the coding sequence ATGAAAATGGTTCCGGGACCAAAAAATTTTACAAGATTTAAATTAAATTGTGATAAAATTAATCTCTGTGATACCATGGAAATCATAGAATTTGAAGTTCATCAAATCAAAGAACTTGTGAAAAGATCCTCACCAAATATAGAGGAAGTAACCCAACCTGTTAAAACAATAATTGACGAAGTTCGGAAAAATGGTGATGAAGCCCTCAGAAAATTCACGAAAAAATTTGACGACACCGATATCAAAGAATTTAAAGTCACCAGAGAAGAAATAGAGGAAAGCTACGAAAAAATAGATAACAAACTAAAAAATGCACTCAACATGGCCGCCGCGAACATCAGAAAATTCCACAGACTACAAATTCCAAACCAATGGCTCCGGGAGATAAACAAGGGTATAATAGCCGGTCAAATCATAAGACCAATCGAAAGCGTGGGCTGCTACATACCAGGTGGAAGAGCTGTTTATCCTTCCACAGCCCTAATGACCATGATACCCGCAAAAATCGCCGGCGTCAAAAGGATAATCTGTTGCACCCCACCACGCAAAGACGGATCTGTAAATGAAGCAACCATAGTAGCCGCTGATATGGCAGGTGCAAATGAAATATACAAGGTCGGAGGGGTTCAAGCCATAGCCGCCATGGCCTACGGAACAAAAACCATAAAACCAGTTGATAAAATCGTCGGCCCAGGGAACATATTCGTAACAGCAGCCAAAAAATTAGTCTACGGAGACGTGGACATCGACTTCATAGCAGGCCCCTCAGAAGTTCTGATAATAGCTGATAGGAATGCTAACCCAGAATATATAGCATTAGAGATGATCGCACAAGCCGAACACGACCCTGAAGCGGCCTCTGTACTTGTAACACCATCAAGGGGTCTTGGAGAGAAAGTGTGTAAAATCTTAGAAGAGAAAATTAGATATGCTAAAAGGGGGAAGATCATAAAAGAGTCCCTCAAAAATCATGGTAAAATAATCATCGTAAAAGATCTTATGGAAGCGGTTCATTTCAGCAATGAATACGCTCCTGAGCATCTTATAATAATGACCAATGAACCTGAAAATCTATTAAATGAGATTGAAAATGCAGGTTCAATCTTCCTTGGAGAGTTAACACCAGTTTCTGCAGGAGATTATGGTTCAGGAACCAACCATGTACTACCAACCAGCGGATGCGCCAGGATGTACTCTGGATTATCAACAGAATCCTTCCTGAAAAAACCCACAGTACAAATATTATCAGAGGATGGTCTTAAAACCCTCAAAAACATTGTAATACCACTGGCAGAATATGAAGGACTCTATGCACACGCAGAATCCTTTAAAAAGAGACTTGCGAGGTGA
- a CDS encoding aspartyl-tRNA synthetase: MHEKRTHYSKEITPSLDGTQVTLMGWVHEIRDLGGIIFILLRDRQGIIQVTAPSKKTSKELFKNLRKLKKEYVISIQGTVKESPKAPNGVEVIPSNLSVLGESQQPLPLDPTGKVKAEIDTRLDSRFLDLRRPEISAIFKIKSRMLHSVRVFLEENGFIEINTPKLVASATEGGTELFPITYFEREAFLGQSPQLYKQMMMASGLDKVYEIAPIFRAEEHDTLRHLNEVISIDIEAAFMNHEDVMKILEKLIVKVIKDIKKHCEDELEILGKELKIPRTPFERLEYDEVVEMVNSEGVHLRHGEDLSRAAEKALGEIMDGYYFIKSWPTAIKPFYVMPREDDPNKSYAFDLMYKDLEVSSGAMRVHEHDLLVEKIKKQGLNPRSFESYLSAFKYGMPPHAGWGLGAERFTMALLEIKNIRETVLFPRDRRRLTP; the protein is encoded by the coding sequence ATGCATGAAAAGAGAACCCATTACTCAAAGGAAATCACACCATCACTTGACGGCACCCAAGTCACCCTAATGGGCTGGGTGCACGAAATAAGAGACCTTGGAGGGATAATATTCATACTATTAAGAGACAGACAGGGTATAATACAAGTTACCGCCCCAAGTAAAAAAACATCCAAGGAACTCTTCAAAAATTTGAGAAAACTTAAAAAAGAATACGTGATATCAATCCAAGGAACAGTAAAAGAATCGCCAAAAGCCCCAAATGGCGTTGAAGTAATACCCTCAAATCTAAGTGTTTTAGGCGAGTCACAACAACCTCTACCACTTGACCCCACAGGAAAAGTTAAAGCCGAAATTGACACAAGATTAGACTCAAGATTCCTAGACCTTAGAAGACCAGAGATAAGCGCCATATTCAAGATAAAAAGCAGAATGCTGCATTCAGTGAGGGTTTTCCTCGAAGAGAATGGTTTTATCGAGATAAACACTCCGAAGTTAGTTGCATCCGCAACCGAAGGAGGGACAGAACTCTTCCCCATAACCTACTTTGAAAGGGAAGCCTTCCTAGGCCAAAGCCCACAACTCTACAAACAAATGATGATGGCAAGCGGACTCGACAAAGTCTATGAAATAGCACCAATATTCAGAGCAGAAGAACACGACACCCTAAGGCACCTAAACGAAGTTATATCTATTGACATAGAAGCAGCCTTCATGAACCACGAAGATGTTATGAAAATCCTTGAAAAACTCATAGTAAAAGTCATAAAAGATATAAAAAAGCATTGCGAGGACGAACTCGAAATCCTAGGAAAAGAACTTAAAATTCCAAGAACGCCCTTCGAAAGACTAGAATATGACGAAGTTGTGGAAATGGTCAACTCAGAGGGCGTACACCTCAGACATGGAGAAGACCTTTCAAGGGCCGCTGAAAAGGCCCTAGGCGAGATAATGGACGGATACTACTTCATAAAATCTTGGCCGACTGCTATAAAACCATTCTATGTCATGCCACGGGAAGATGATCCAAATAAAAGTTACGCCTTCGACCTCATGTACAAAGACCTTGAAGTATCCTCTGGTGCCATGAGGGTCCATGAGCATGATCTCTTGGTTGAAAAGATCAAAAAGCAAGGCTTGAATCCAAGGTCGTTTGAAAGTTATCTTTCAGCATTCAAATATGGCATGCCACCCCATGCCGGTTGGGGTCTTGGAGCTGAAAGATTTACAATGGCACTACTAGAAATTAAAAATATAAGGGAAACCGTGTTATTCCCAAGGGATAGGAGAAGATTAACCCCATAA
- a CDS encoding cobalt-precorrin-8X methylmutase: MMGASTREGKEIAEKSREIVKKLIKDKIKGLSSEETEIIERIVHSTADPEYADIIRMSPDFIPATIKALEDFEDILVDVEMVKAGISYQGEIKCYINHPTVIKMAKEHDMTRAAAAMEYASSKDFTGVVVIGNAPTALLRVIRLIGAGMDVKSVIGVPVGFVGAAESKELLAKTNIPHLITSGPKGGTPVAVAATNALINLTKRRGGLK, translated from the coding sequence ATGATGGGTGCATCGACAAGGGAAGGGAAAGAAATTGCGGAAAAAAGTAGAGAAATCGTGAAAAAGCTTATAAAAGACAAGATAAAAGGTTTATCCTCAGAGGAAACAGAGATTATAGAGAGGATCGTTCATTCAACAGCCGACCCAGAATATGCTGACATCATTAGAATGAGTCCAGATTTCATACCAGCCACTATAAAAGCCTTAGAGGATTTTGAGGATATCCTAGTGGATGTTGAAATGGTTAAAGCAGGGATATCATACCAGGGAGAAATCAAATGTTATATAAATCATCCAACTGTTATAAAAATGGCAAAGGAACATGACATGACCAGGGCAGCGGCCGCGATGGAATACGCGAGCTCAAAGGATTTCACCGGGGTTGTGGTGATTGGTAACGCCCCAACAGCACTCCTAAGAGTGATCCGATTAATAGGAGCTGGTATGGATGTTAAATCTGTTATAGGCGTGCCTGTTGGTTTTGTTGGGGCTGCTGAATCCAAGGAACTTCTTGCAAAGACTAACATACCACACCTTATAACTTCAGGTCCGAAGGGCGGGACTCCAGTTGCTGTCGCAGCCACCAACGCCCTAATAAACCTTACAAAGAGGAGAGGAGGGTTAAAATGA
- a CDS encoding glutamate-1-semialdehyde 2,1-aminomutase, which produces MISKDLFKEALEVLPGGVSSPVRRFEPYPFFAEKGEGCMLYDMDGNRYIDYCLAYGPLILGHAPANVTSAVCEQIKKGSTYGTPTKAEVELAKLVIERVASVEMVRFVNSGTEATMAAIRLARAFTGKDKIIKFEGAYHGAHDYVLVKPGSGAVSAPDSPGIPPETTKNTISAPFNDEESITRIIEKDDNIAAILVEPVMANIGCIEPEDGYLKFLRKITSENDMLLIFDEVITGFRLAPGGAQEYYNIKADLVTYGKIIGGGFPMGALAGPRELMENISPAGDVYQAGTFNGNPVSVTAGISMLNALTDTLYRELNRKGEMIRGGIRDILEDNRLELHLAGLSSMFQVYFTQREVKSYADAKTADIEAFKKYFHGLLEGGVFIPPSQFECCFISAAHEIEDLETTLEVMEESIKGTVK; this is translated from the coding sequence ATGATATCAAAGGATTTGTTTAAAGAAGCTTTAGAAGTTCTTCCGGGTGGTGTGAGCTCTCCAGTAAGAAGATTTGAACCATATCCTTTTTTCGCCGAAAAAGGTGAAGGTTGCATGCTCTATGACATGGATGGTAATCGTTACATAGACTATTGTTTAGCCTACGGCCCCCTAATACTTGGACATGCCCCAGCAAATGTTACAAGTGCAGTTTGTGAACAAATCAAAAAGGGGAGTACATATGGTACTCCAACCAAAGCCGAGGTTGAACTTGCAAAACTTGTCATAGAAAGAGTAGCATCTGTTGAAATGGTAAGATTTGTAAATTCTGGTACTGAGGCTACAATGGCCGCTATAAGACTTGCAAGGGCGTTCACAGGAAAGGATAAAATAATTAAATTCGAGGGCGCGTATCATGGCGCACATGATTATGTCCTGGTAAAACCTGGATCTGGCGCGGTATCAGCCCCTGATTCACCAGGCATACCCCCAGAAACGACAAAAAATACTATATCAGCACCCTTTAATGATGAAGAATCAATTACCAGGATAATAGAAAAGGACGACAACATTGCAGCCATCCTAGTAGAACCTGTGATGGCGAATATAGGTTGTATAGAACCAGAAGACGGCTACCTAAAATTCTTGAGGAAAATAACCAGTGAAAATGATATGCTTTTAATATTTGATGAGGTTATCACAGGTTTCAGGTTGGCTCCTGGGGGTGCCCAGGAATATTATAATATAAAAGCAGACCTTGTAACCTATGGGAAGATTATAGGTGGCGGGTTCCCAATGGGCGCCCTAGCAGGTCCAAGAGAATTAATGGAGAACATATCACCTGCAGGTGACGTTTATCAGGCCGGAACATTCAATGGCAACCCTGTATCAGTAACTGCTGGTATAAGTATGCTTAATGCGCTGACAGACACCCTTTACAGGGAACTGAACAGAAAAGGGGAAATGATAAGAGGCGGTATAAGAGATATTCTAGAGGATAACAGGTTAGAACTTCACCTGGCAGGACTATCTTCAATGTTCCAGGTTTACTTTACCCAAAGGGAAGTTAAAAGTTATGCTGATGCGAAAACAGCTGACATAGAAGCTTTCAAAAAATATTTCCATGGACTGCTAGAGGGTGGGGTGTTCATACCACCTTCACAATTTGAATGCTGTTTTATTTCAGCAGCCCATGAAATAGAAGATCTTGAGACAACATTAGAGGTGATGGAGGAATCCATTAAAGGGACTGTTAAGTAA
- a CDS encoding putative methanogen marker protein 4, with the protein MVVVAAGVGENKNIEVAADNVDFKVILSYSEDEFINMIREGFADAYVRGSLGSTHIIKELRKMGDLKRASYIELDDHKFLLAPVGIDEGFTIDDKIKIIEYFSKFMEKIGLKGTIAVISGGRPQDIGRAPQIDKSIKEAEKLTSMIKDKYDIKHYYILIEDAIEDKRDLILAPDGITGNLIFRSLVLVGSAKSHGAITLGIDPIFIDTSRAQTIKGYERALKFAYKLARMKGDVKCHS; encoded by the coding sequence GTGGTGGTTGTCGCGGCGGGTGTTGGTGAAAACAAGAATATAGAAGTGGCGGCGGATAATGTGGATTTTAAGGTTATTTTATCCTATTCAGAGGATGAATTTATTAATATGATACGTGAGGGTTTTGCTGATGCATATGTGAGAGGTTCACTAGGCTCAACCCATATAATAAAAGAATTGAGGAAGATGGGGGATTTGAAAAGGGCATCCTACATAGAATTGGATGATCATAAATTTTTACTCGCCCCCGTAGGTATAGATGAAGGATTCACAATAGATGACAAAATTAAAATAATCGAGTATTTTTCCAAGTTCATGGAAAAGATAGGCCTCAAGGGTACTATAGCGGTTATTTCAGGTGGCAGACCCCAGGATATTGGAAGAGCCCCACAAATCGACAAATCAATCAAAGAAGCTGAAAAGTTAACATCAATGATAAAAGATAAATATGATATAAAACACTATTATATTCTGATAGAAGATGCCATAGAAGATAAACGTGATCTGATTCTAGCCCCGGATGGTATAACAGGAAACTTGATATTCAGGAGTCTTGTGTTAGTCGGATCAGCTAAAAGTCATGGGGCTATAACCCTTGGGATAGATCCTATTTTTATTGATACTTCAAGGGCCCAAACTATCAAGGGTTATGAGAGGGCGTTGAAATTCGCATATAAACTTGCCAGGATGAAAGGGGATGTGAAATGTCATTCCTAA
- a CDS encoding undecaprenyl pyrophosphate synthase: MSFLKPIYKLYEWYILRNLKKEKMPRHVAIIMDGNRRYSRLQGSENPIKGHEMGIKTLEKVLDWCIDLGIEIVTVYAFSTENFKRSKREVEGLMKLFEKNFKRVAKNKKVHENRVRIKAVGNLDLLPENVKEAIRIAEKATEEYDDRLLNIAIGYDGRLEIVDATKKIAHMVKRGELDPDDINEDVINNNLYTAGLEDPNLIIRTSGEERLSGFLLWQSSYSELYFCDSLWPEFRKVDFLRALRSYQQRERRFGI; encoded by the coding sequence ATGTCATTCCTAAAACCAATATACAAATTATATGAATGGTACATTCTAAGGAACCTGAAAAAAGAGAAGATGCCAAGGCACGTAGCCATAATAATGGATGGCAACAGACGCTACTCAAGATTACAAGGTAGTGAAAATCCTATTAAAGGCCATGAAATGGGTATTAAAACCCTTGAAAAGGTGTTGGATTGGTGTATAGACCTTGGAATAGAAATTGTAACAGTATATGCCTTTTCCACCGAAAACTTTAAACGCTCCAAAAGGGAAGTGGAAGGCCTTATGAAATTGTTCGAGAAAAACTTTAAAAGGGTGGCGAAGAACAAAAAAGTCCATGAGAATCGTGTGAGGATTAAAGCAGTCGGCAACTTAGACCTTTTACCCGAGAATGTGAAGGAGGCTATTAGAATAGCTGAAAAAGCCACTGAAGAATATGATGATAGGCTTCTTAATATCGCTATAGGATATGATGGGCGCCTAGAAATAGTTGACGCCACCAAAAAGATAGCCCATATGGTTAAGAGGGGTGAACTCGACCCAGATGATATCAATGAAGATGTTATAAATAACAACCTTTACACGGCAGGGTTGGAAGACCCAAACCTTATCATAAGGACGAGTGGAGAGGAGAGATTAAGCGGATTCTTACTCTGGCAATCATCATACTCCGAACTCTACTTCTGCGACAGTCTATGGCCAGAATTCAGGAAAGTGGACTTTTTAAGGGCTCTGAGATCATATCAGCAGCGTGAGAGAAGATTCGGGATTTAA
- a CDS encoding hydrolase, TatD family codes for MWGDDKIIDIHCHINFKDFNKDREEVIKRAKKKLTAIIDSGVGLGGVRRSIRLSEEHRHFIYSTLGLHPVNAAKIEHNALEDLIREIEENIENAVAVGESGLDFHHTRDLEGRRKQEKIFRLFIKLAIEYELPLIIHARDSEKQALKIIKEHPLEDAIFHCYSGNLETASQIQEEGYYLSFSTMICFIDHHQQLIKNLPLKNILTETDSPYLSPFKGKRNEPSFIEENLKKMAEIKNINMTEVDKITEKNAKKVFGI; via the coding sequence ATGTGGGGGGATGATAAAATAATAGATATACACTGCCACATAAACTTCAAAGATTTTAACAAAGACAGAGAAGAAGTTATAAAACGGGCAAAAAAGAAACTAACAGCCATCATAGACTCCGGAGTCGGTTTAGGGGGTGTGAGGAGATCCATCAGATTATCAGAAGAACACAGGCACTTCATATACTCCACCCTAGGTTTGCACCCGGTAAACGCGGCTAAAATAGAACACAACGCCTTAGAAGATCTTATAAGGGAGATAGAAGAGAATATAGAAAATGCAGTGGCTGTTGGAGAAAGTGGACTGGACTTCCACCATACCAGAGACTTGGAAGGTCGCAGAAAACAAGAAAAAATATTCAGACTATTCATAAAACTTGCAATCGAATACGAACTCCCACTCATCATACATGCAAGAGACAGCGAAAAACAAGCCCTAAAAATCATAAAAGAACACCCACTAGAAGACGCCATATTCCACTGTTACAGTGGCAACCTAGAAACAGCATCCCAGATCCAAGAAGAAGGATACTACCTCTCATTTTCCACCATGATATGCTTCATAGACCACCACCAACAATTAATCAAAAATTTACCACTCAAAAACATTCTAACAGAAACCGACAGCCCATACCTATCCCCATTCAAGGGCAAAAGGAACGAACCATCATTCATAGAAGAAAACCTGAAAAAAATGGCCGAAATAAAAAATATAAACATGACAGAAGTTGACAAAATAACAGAAAAAAATGCGAAAAAAGTATTCGGGATATGA
- a CDS encoding predicted 2,5-diamino-6-hydroxy-4-(5-phosphoribosylamino)pyrimidine 1-reductase — MKPYVILNAAMTLDGKIATHTGSSEISGKEDLIRVHKLRRECDAIMVGINTVLIDNPRLTIHKIKADKSENPTRIVVDSKARTPPNSRILNKEAPTIIAISKNAPKERIRKLSQKAKIITTGNKKVNLKKLMAELKKMGIKKLMLEGGSTLNFSMLKEGLVDEVRVAIAPMIVGGVKAKTLVGGQGIPYMKDAIKLQLKKYHTLGKDLILEYKVLKAQK, encoded by the coding sequence TTGAAACCCTATGTTATATTAAACGCTGCCATGACACTTGACGGTAAAATAGCAACCCACACCGGAAGCTCGGAAATATCAGGAAAAGAAGACCTTATAAGAGTCCATAAACTAAGAAGAGAATGTGACGCTATAATGGTAGGAATAAACACAGTACTCATAGACAACCCCAGACTAACAATACACAAGATAAAAGCAGACAAATCAGAAAACCCCACAAGAATAGTTGTCGACAGCAAAGCAAGAACACCCCCAAATTCCAGAATACTCAACAAAGAAGCCCCCACAATAATAGCAATCTCCAAAAACGCCCCAAAAGAAAGAATCAGAAAACTATCACAAAAAGCCAAAATCATCACCACCGGCAACAAAAAAGTAAACCTGAAAAAATTAATGGCCGAACTAAAAAAGATGGGTATAAAAAAACTAATGCTAGAAGGCGGTTCAACCCTAAACTTCTCCATGCTCAAAGAAGGCCTCGTAGATGAAGTAAGAGTCGCTATAGCGCCTATGATAGTAGGTGGAGTTAAAGCAAAAACACTAGTAGGCGGCCAAGGCATACCCTATATGAAAGATGCGATAAAACTACAACTCAAAAAATACCACACCCTAGGAAAAGACCTCATACTAGAATACAAAGTCCTAAAAGCCCAAAAATAG
- a CDS encoding SNARE associated Golgi protein-like protein produces the protein MVLESACIPLPSEVIMPFSGYVAWKGGMSIFGVTFIGALGNLIGSWIAYLVGFYGGRPFLEKYGRYILITEKKLEMAEEWFAKYGHEAVLISRVLPVIRTFISLPAGIAEMDLKRFTIYTFLGSVPWCFALTYIGYNLGPNWSTVESIFHLLDYAVIIGLVLLIVYLWRKI, from the coding sequence ATGGTCCTTGAGAGTGCATGCATCCCATTGCCTAGTGAGGTTATAATGCCGTTTAGTGGATATGTAGCATGGAAGGGGGGTATGAGCATCTTTGGGGTCACATTTATAGGGGCTCTAGGAAACCTTATAGGCTCATGGATAGCTTATCTTGTGGGATTTTATGGTGGCAGACCATTCCTTGAAAAATATGGTAGGTATATTCTCATCACAGAGAAAAAGCTTGAAATGGCAGAAGAGTGGTTTGCAAAGTATGGTCATGAGGCGGTTCTAATCTCAAGGGTTCTTCCTGTTATACGTACATTCATCTCATTACCAGCTGGGATAGCAGAAATGGACTTGAAAAGGTTCACAATCTACACCTTCTTGGGATCCGTGCCATGGTGTTTCGCCTTAACATATATTGGATACAATTTGGGTCCTAACTGGTCGACTGTAGAATCCATATTTCATCTGCTTGATTATGCTGTTATCATAGGATTGGTTTTGCTCATAGTCTATCTGTGGAGGAAGATTTAA
- a CDS encoding transposase, IS605 OrfB family, central region encodes MTRKGSKKREKAKRKVCQAFYEKLEKNQRNNFLHKLFHYHIDKYNVILLEKLDIRKKAKEQ; translated from the coding sequence TTGACAAGGAAGGGTTCAAAAAAAAGGGAGAAAGCAAAAAGGAAAGTATGCCAAGCTTTTTACGAGAAGCTCGAAAAAAACCAGAGAAACAACTTCCTCCACAAACTCTTCCATTACCACATTGACAAATACAACGTAATACTCCTCGAAAAATTGGATATCAGAAAAAAGGCCAAGGAACAGTAG
- a CDS encoding glutamate synthase subunit alpha domain-containing protein, with translation MFDFLKKKDKILEIEPDGPIDCIADFTYNFYWQQKGEELKPEDPIPGTKYTYKDIIEHLKKGGTLKILGDAGHRLSSSMGVDLKFFGGTGKPINVGEVIIEGDVDTRMGISMVKGTIYVKGKVKEPIGNLIEVESDKKGYKKFKSITDIVTNGLRGEKPIGASLAGNRLIIDDGRIRDTIGARLDIEAQIIHEGDVDLSTGILMKKGVVKVNGDAGRNTGALLSGGTVIIDGDTGDFTGIDMKSGTIIINGDAGKFMGAQRKGGIILAKNGKPVPPTSENKLTEEDKQTLIKFGFKPQSFKKFS, from the coding sequence TTGTTCGACTTCCTTAAAAAGAAAGATAAAATCCTTGAAATAGAACCCGACGGTCCAATAGACTGCATAGCAGACTTCACCTACAACTTCTATTGGCAACAAAAAGGCGAAGAACTCAAACCAGAAGACCCAATACCCGGAACAAAATACACCTACAAGGACATAATAGAACACCTAAAAAAAGGCGGCACCCTAAAAATACTAGGAGATGCAGGCCACAGATTATCATCGAGTATGGGGGTTGATCTAAAATTTTTTGGGGGAACAGGCAAACCAATAAACGTGGGTGAAGTTATCATAGAAGGCGACGTCGACACCCGAATGGGTATAAGCATGGTAAAGGGGACAATATACGTCAAAGGTAAAGTCAAAGAACCCATCGGAAACCTCATAGAAGTAGAATCCGACAAAAAAGGATACAAGAAATTCAAATCAATAACAGACATAGTCACCAACGGCTTGCGGGGAGAAAAACCAATAGGAGCATCCCTAGCAGGTAACAGGCTCATAATAGATGATGGACGCATAAGAGACACGATAGGGGCTAGACTAGACATTGAGGCTCAGATAATACATGAGGGTGATGTCGACCTCTCCACAGGCATACTAATGAAAAAAGGCGTTGTAAAAGTAAATGGAGATGCTGGGAGGAATACAGGGGCCTTACTAAGTGGTGGAACGGTGATAATAGATGGGGATACTGGCGACTTCACAGGCATTGACATGAAATCAGGCACAATTATAATAAATGGAGATGCCGGCAAATTCATGGGAGCTCAAAGGAAAGGAGGGATCATACTAGCAAAAAATGGTAAGCCAGTACCGCCAACATCAGAAAATAAACTCACAGAAGAAGACAAACAAACACTAATAAAATTCGGGTTCAAACCCCAATCATTCAAAAAATTTTCATAA